In the genome of Siniperca chuatsi isolate FFG_IHB_CAS linkage group LG14, ASM2008510v1, whole genome shotgun sequence, the window TAAAATCGGCGGTCAAGACAAGGGTCGGCCCTTCCAGGGTCAAATTTCAGGGCTCTACTACAATGGTCTCCAGGTGCTCAAACTGGCAGCAGAAAACGATCCCAGTGTACAGGTGGAGGGGAACCTGCGTTTGGTCGGAGACTCGCTCTCCGTGTTGACCACCGACACGACCTCCGCCACCCCACTGGCAGTGTCCGATATGTCTACCACAATCATGGAAACCACCACCACTATGGCTACCACCACCACCCGCAGGCAGCGTTCACCCAGTTTGAGGGAGAGCATCTCAAAGGTCAGAGAGAGAACTGGATGCTAATTTATTGACTGTTTGAGGTTAATTGGTTTATATCTTGGATGAGGGTTGCTGTCACTATTTTTCCTGGAGGTAAAAGTGATGGGATTTTAAAATGGTTCAATAACAGCAGGCAATAAACACAATATGTAGTGTTAGCAATCAAAGTAAATaactcatttttaaaattaagtaGGTTTGTAGAGATGGGGGgactttgtgttgttttttaaaatgctttttattgtcacaatattttaatatacatttccaaacattgtctgtttttctttaagtaTTAAAAATGGTTCTGTCCATTGTGTAGACCCAAATATTagtaataatgaataaaaaatatataatgttaaGAGcttaagaagaagaagggaataAAAATACCATCTATATTttctcatacaaacacacctaACTCCTCATGTTATGTATCATTTGGTCATTTCATTAAGTAAAAGATTTTTGAACATGTCTTCACAGCCATCTATTGCTAATATATTTGAGAGTGTTCTTAATGGTCTCAGCCGATATTCACCTTTTATTTATCAATTCACTTGATATGTTCTTTATATGTAccttaacaaaaaacatttaaccccAGAACTGACCAAAGACGAGGGATAAAAGTTTCCTGCACAGGTTTAAAATAACGCACCTCGATCCTCCAAGATTTTTCTATCCCAATGTCGCTTTTTACATTCTGCTCATAGTTGGAGGTTTTCCATTCAGGTTGTGTAATTTTGCACACCGAAGTTTAACATGAAGCATGACATCCTACTGTGTCATGCTGTGTAAATAACACATCAATAACCAAGGACAATCAGATAATACATCTGATTCCTCAGTTCCTCTCTACACTTGCACTGGCCATGGCACTGAACTTTGGAGAAAGGATCCCTAGTTCCttcattaaaactgaaaactttttatTGAAAGTAAAAAGCTTTAAAGCTTCTTTTTCTGGTTTTAGGGTTATTCATATTTGAAGAGTCTCAGAGGAAGATGAACTGTGTATTGTCCAGGGGttgaattgaaaatgaacacaagttattctgttttttttattcataatcaAGACAGAAGTTGCTGTTAAagcttgaaataaaaacacaccataGTCTCAAGCAATAATTACCTCTTCTTACGTATCTGATTTTGAATTCATCACATAATTCACTATATTTCCAAGTGTGCGAGGATAAAAATAACATTCATGCTTCAGTATATTTTTGAACTGGTACAGCTATGCAAAGAAGGCTTTTTGTTGAATACATTTGAAGAACAGATTTTCACACATTGAGCAGTCACACTATTGCATCCAGACTGCTGAACATTACCAACCACCATTTCAAACGAGTTGATTTTAATCCAAATGCTGCAAACCTGCCAAACTGGAAAGATTTCAGCAGTTGTACTTGGAGTCCTgaggttttaaagaaaaatcccCCTACGTCTCCTCATAAAAATACAGAGtgcatttttcattacatttctctTGTCCAGTTTCCCTAATATTGCCTTCTCTGTATTTTCAATTTATCCAAGTAATCCATTAGCAAACCATCTATTCCCCGCTCAGCTCAAATATTCTGAGTCCACTGTGCACCCCTGATTTAGCAGTTGAGAATTTGTTTgtgcaataataatataaaagaaaCGTACAAAAGCAAATTATATAgaatcaaatgaaaacatgcacaacATTTAGCCCACTGAGAATTTACTTTCCAATTTACTCCAGTACtttgtttgtaaacacacaaacacagtcagccACAGGGGTGAAGGATAAAAAGCAGCTGCATATGGGCACATTTTGGATTTGTAGTCTTACAAGTGTTGCTCCGAGCAAAAACTCTAAAGTGGCACAGTGCTGCATACTGCAGTTTCTCCTCAAATAGGACAGTCAGCCAGCAAACACACTCACTAAAGAAGTGAGCACAAATCTAGATGATGGGAATGTGTTGACTGTGTATTTgtccaaaacaacacattttctccattttcctTTCAGCCGCAGAACTCTGATGATATTTTGGTAGCATCAGCCGAATGTCCAAGTGATGATGAGGACCTGGAAGAGTGTGAACCAGGAACAGGTGGGTCAgccatggcaaaaaaaaaagatgggcGTACAGcttttactactactagtaATGTTACTTTTACCCAAGATTGTAGACACTGACTGACTTCAGACAGCCATCATTATTTTCAACTCTTCCCTTCCAGTTTCATGTTTCTGCAGCTATCAtacactcatttattcaggggCTCTGGCAAACAGCTGTCCTCATTTGGATAGTTGTTTCAGGCTCAACTAGCATCAATTCCTCCTGTATATTAGCTTTTAAGTTGTGTCTGTAACTCACTAAATTGGATGGAAGAAAAAGCGTACTGCAGCTCATTAAGAGTGGAGGACAGTAGACAGTAGATCAGGTTTGTGACAGAAACATGCTGTGGAGCTTAAGAAGGAGTCTGCCCTTATTATGGCTGCCTCAATTATTAATATGACCTTATCAGAATTGTTTGTTGTTGACTGGCCGTGAAAAGTGTGACTCAAATAATGATCAGAGGCCAATtctgcagactgaaatattccTCCTCAGCCAGAAGACATTCTGACCTCAGAGTCAGACCAAAGTGAAATGTCAATGCATGGCATGATAGCTCATATAAATAGTATATATAGgaaaatatatcatatatatatataaatatacagctACATATATTGGGGATTTATTTGGTGAGGAATCTATATCCAATACAGGACATATAATAACCTGTCTGTGATTTCTCTTGTCACCCCTTAACCCCTGCCTACAGATGTGCATACAGCCACATGGCAATTTAATTTactcttcttttgtttgttatgtGTTCTGTTTGTTATATGCTCTCCGTTCAGCTGCCGCCTTTCATGGGTCATCTTGTATATTTGTGTCTACATGTGAGCTCTTTAATGTTCTTGccgtattgtattatattttcatgGTATCAAACATTCTTAAtctgcacacccacacattgACTCCATGTAAGAATCAAGAACTCCATTACATCGTTCAAGAACAATGTCATGgtggttttaatttgtttttctcttcatgGGCCAAATGTTGATGTAAATAACAAGTTATATTATAGAAGTTGGCATAATATGTGTGATCACTATAAATAATATCCCTATGATAAGCCAGCTAATATTACTTTAATTCCTTGGTAATATTCTACATAATGAGCAGATTGTGCCCCTGTTTTAATGAGCACAACTTTTCAGCCAGAATTTACGTTTTAATGCTGTTCTAATTTAGGGTCCCGTaccttttctgtttcctttctAGGAGGTGAATTAGTGTTGCCTATTATAACAGTGGATTCCCTTGAGCCCCCATCCATCGCCACCCGTTACCCCGTCATCCCTCCTCCCCCTACCCTCCTATCCCCACTTGAAGCCACCAAAGAGTCCCTGATACTCCCTCCTCACCCTTCCTGCCCCCCAGACCAGGAGGACTGTGGTGACCCTGTGGAGGTCTCAGCCTTTGGCTCTGGGGAGATGACGGAATCAGATGACGAGGACTTTTACAATAATAACTCCCCCATGGTCACTGACAGGAcagtccttcctcctcctcccactgcTGGTGAGGGTGGAGTCCAGAAACCCCGCCCCTTACCTCCTTATGTTCCCACCACCAACCCTGACCAGCTCCACATCCCCGCAGGCAAAATGAACACCCGTGACCAGGTGCTTCTGCCCCCTGCTCCTCCATCCTCCCGAAACACACCAGGACTAACTTACCCCCCCAATTTTCCCCATGTGCCCACAGCCAACCCCACAGCCTCTGATGAAAAGAGCCAACCCGGTGCCGTGGAGGTGATCAGGGAGTCCAGTAGCACCACGGGGATGGTGGTTGGTattgtggctgctgctgctctctgcatTCTTATCCTCCTCTATGCCATGTACAAGTACCGCAACCGGGACGAGGGCTCCTACCAGTCAGACCAGAGCCACAATTTTGCCAACAATTCTACTGTGGAGGGCAATGGAGCAGTGGTCAAAGACAAAAGCACAGCAACGGCCTCTGTGGCCAAGGCAATcacaaagggaaaaaagaacaaagacaaagaatatTACGTCTGAGAACGGAGAAGCAGAGAAGGCAAGTGTGGACTGAAACAAGAGGATGAGagaggatgtttttgttttgctcccTTATTTTGTCGGGTCGACCATCAGAGATATTTCACAGGCCACAAAAAACAACTGCACAAAGCAAGTAGCAGTGTATCTTGCTTTTAACAGTTACATTTTTCTCAAAAGTCAAGGTTGCCCAGCTCCTATTAGTGATCGAATCCTTATCTACAGCTCGAGATCTGACTCATCCTCTGTGTCACAACGTCCACTCAGTCTACATTCACCAATTGTTTGTTAGTGtacaatttttttatgtttttaacaagCTAGGAAGAGGCGTATCCACTTTGGCTTTGTATATAGCATGGTACAGTGAAGAAAGTGCTGAGACCATCAGAGCAGATTTGcctaaatgttttctttgtactTCTTTGTAATGCTCTATCTCAAGTCTCAATGTCCCCATTATGATATATGAGGCAGAACAGGTCAGTTATTGAATTTTTATGGTAGATGAGCAGAGAGCAGCCCAGTAATTCAGACTACACTGAAAACGAAAGCCTTTATTTGGATAAGACATCATCTCTGCAGCCtctatgttatgttatgtgGTTTTAAAACTCCCCAGTCACTCTGCCTCTTTCCACAAGAGATGATATTATGTTGCTGGTGcagtatcaaaaataaagcaTGATATTTAGCTCTCCTGGTggaaaataaagcatttttaaatggaTTATTAAATCACTCACCATACTCCGACCAGTGAGCCTTATAGTATGAGGGATCAGAAACATTATTTATGTGAGATATCACAGTCAATTTGCCAATTGTGAACAAGTCAATCTACACCAGTGAAGGTATTTCTCTGTAAACATTGCTTGTATGTACATATAGAGGTTAGCAGATTGAAAAAGCATTGTGTACGCAGGGGAAGCGgtatgaagaagaagaaacgtCCGAGATGCtctgctccccccccccccacacacacacaaagctttcATGACAACGTCAAAACCACTGCAGCCCAAACTTCACAGGAATTTGGGGGAACACAGAATCACATTTTTCACGTTTTTCTTCTTGGAAAGGGAGAACCAACCCACCTCACCAGAGGCTGGCTCTCTCTTGATCTTTCCCTTTCTCAAAACTGTCATGGGGTAATTCAAaagcacacagaaaatgtaaacatatctTTGAGACATAGATATTCCTTGTAAAGCAGCCAaacatgtattgtttttttctatcaGTTACTAAAAGACTATTCTGAGATGAATCATTGAAGGTTTGTGAATTGT includes:
- the nrxn2a gene encoding neurexin 2a isoform X9, coding for MPCGLQVEPSEAKAWPGCLYWTHEDLIFMGRLFAATPVLGQGSSWSRFSLGMGLSYCSRLAFWFTLLTVLPIQTGTARVSSSLSTTHHVHHFHNKHGTVPIAINRMPFLTRGGHAGTTYIFGKGGALITFTWAPNERPSTRADRLAVGFSTQQKDAILVRVESTHGLGDYLQLHIDQGKIGVIFNVGTDDITIDEPAVIVNDGKYHVVRFTRSGGNATLQVDNHPVIERYPPGHYDNERLAIARQRIPYRLGRVVDEWLLDKGRQLTIFNSQAAIKIGGQDKGRPFQGQISGLYYNGLQVLKLAAENDPSVQVEGNLRLVGDSLSVLTTDTTSATPLAVSDMSTTIMETTTTMATTTTRRQRSPSLRESISKPQNSDDILVASAECPSDDEDLEECEPGTGGELVLPIITVDSLEPPSIATRYPVIPPPPTLLSPLEATKESLILPPHPSCPPDQEDCGDPVEVSAFGSGEMTESDDEDFYNNNSPMVTDRTVLPPPPTAGEGGVQKPRPLPPYVPTTNPDQLHIPAGKMNTRDQVLLPPAPPSSRNTPGLTYPPNFPHVPTANPTASDEKSQPGAVEVIRESSSTTGMVVGIVAAAALCILILLYAMYKYRNRDEGSYQSDQSHNFANNSTVEGNGAVVKDKSTATASVAKAITKGKKNKDKEYYV